The Planctellipticum variicoloris DNA window TGTCCGTCGGGACCCCAGGCGAGGGCATCGACGGAGCTGGGGCCGTTTTCGCTGGTGAAACTCGCCAGGACCGTGGTGGCTCCCGACTGCGGATTGAACACGATCAACGGGCCGGGGGCGGTGGCCGAATAAAGCCTGCCGTCCGGGCCTTCGGCCATCGCAAGGAGGGCGTCTCCCGACAGCTCCGTGACCAGAGTGAGGCCGCCATCGACGGGATCGACGAGGAAGACCTGCCCCTGCGCGTTGCCGCCGTAGAGTTTGCCGTCGGGGCCGGGAGTCAGTTCCTCAATGCCGTTCGGAGTGTCGTCCGGCCCGTACTGACGGATGAGCGTCCATTGTCCGGCGAGGCTCTCGCCGGCCGTGAAGGGATACAGTTCCGTCGATCCGGTCGAAGGAGTGAAGTGTCGCGCTGCGGCGCTGGCGATCGGCGCAGCCGAGCCCCCTCCGACGAGGCTTGCGGCCAGCAGGGCGGGCGCCAGCCGGCGGCGAAAACTCAAACCTGACTTGATTGCGTACGGTCGCATCCTGACGCCTTCCACAGATGCAGAACGAATGGCGCGTGGGCAATCCTCTGCACCGCCGCCTGTTCGTCGTCCCATCTCCCGTCAGCGTAGGGAGGGATTGAAGGCCTCGACCATGTGCAGTCGAGCGATGCGCAGGGGGATTCGGCGACCAGAACTTCGCACGGCGGCCCCGCCCGCAGAATCGGCAGAACCGTTGTCGCCGGACGGCAACACGTTGCCGCGGATTGGCAACGTGTCGTTAGATTCGGCGGTCGGGAAACGCACGCCGGCTACCGGGCGGCGATCTTCTCGGCGGCCGTCGGCGAGCCGTACTTCGCAGCCGCCTTCCAGTAAGCCAGCGCCAGCGACATCTTCCGGCTGGCTTCGGCTTCACGGGCCAGCCGCTCGAACTTGAGCCGCTTGTCGAGATCCCGTTCGGGCTCGGCCCGAGCCGGTTCCGCAGTGCGGTCAGCGGCATGTCGCCGGGCCAGCGCAGCCTCCCAGCGGCTGGCCGATGGCGCAGACGGCTCCGCAGTTTCCAGCAGGGCTTCGTCCATCGCCCGCAAGTCGTGGATATAGACGCTGGTGGTGACCGAGCTGCCGGACAAGCTGTAACCGCGGGAACTGCCATTGCGGAACGGGCCGAAGCCGTACGAGGCCCGCCCGGCGGCCCCGGAACGGACGCTCCCCAGCAGGGCAGTTCCGCGATCGGGAACCGTCACGGTCGTATCGACGCTGAAGTCCTGCAGGACCGGCTGCTGCACGGCAATATTCTGCGCCTGCACGGTCTGCGCGGCGAGAATCAGCAGCAGCGACGCCAAACTGCGGAGCATGGGAGGTTCCCTTTCGGAGTCCGGCCATTGTCGCTCCGAACCGGCCCGAGCTGCAAGACGCATCTGGCCCCTAATTCTCCGCGTCGTCCCGCACGCTGAATTCCAGCTTCCACCGCCCGGAACCGCGGGCGCTGACGCACCAGAGCTCCAGCACGCCCAGTTCGGTAATGTGCGTGTGGAAGTTGACCGGAACGTAGTGGTCGTCAATGGAGTCGTCCGGCGGGAGGGTCGCCTGCAGCGAATCCGTTTCCTGGAGATCTTCGTCGGTCCATGCCGTGAGCCGGCTGCCGGGACCGTCGTCTTTGCGGGTCGGTGAACTGAAGAAGCGGAACTGAGCCGGCTGGCCGACGATCAGGCCGATCGGCTCCGAGGGGACGTCGAGCTCGGTCCCCTCTTCCATGCCGTGCGGCACCACGCAGAGCGCCCGCAGCGGCCGGGGAGCGCCGGGAATGGCGAGGCCGGCGGTCTCGATGCCGATGTAGTAAGAGCGCGGGGCGCCGCCGCGGATGCGAACGCCTCCCTTGAGCTTGGAGAACCCGTAGTACGCGGCTCCCTGGGCGACCGAGTGATCGAGGTCGTGCGAGCCTTCGAGCAGGACGGGCGGATTCTCGGGGAACCACTCTTTCAGGACGCCCAGCAATCCCGTTCGGAGCAGGTCGGCCTTGAAGACGCCCCCGTTAAACAGGACGTGGGTCGGTCGGACCGGGCCGTCTTCGTCGTTGCCGTGCGTCTGCAGGAAGGCGGCCAGATGGCGGGTGACGGCGGTGTCGTGCTCGTAGGGGAGGCCCAGTTCCTGGAAACCCGAGGCCCGCTGCCGGCGTGGTTGATCGGTCGTCGCACAGGAGGGAAAGAAGCCGGTGGCGAGCAGGTCGGAGACCGCACTCCGCTCGACTTCCACCGTCACCGTTCCGCCGATCAGCTTGCTGCCCCGTCCAAGGACCGAGATTGGATGCTTCTTCGGGCCATCGGTGGCCAGCAAGGCTTCCTTGGCGGCCCGGCAGGAATGCCACAGCGAGACCGACTGCCAGGGATCGAGCTGGACCCCCTTCTTGGCAAACAGGCCGGCGACGTGATGGGCCAGCGCGAGGTCCATGTTGTCGCCGCCGACGAGCAGGTGATTGCCGACGGCGATCCGGCGAAGAACCAGTTCGCCACCTTCCTCTGCGGCACCGACCAGAGTGAGGTCCGTCGTCCCGCCGCCGACGTCGCAGACGAGGAGCGTCTCGCCGACCTGCATCACCTTCCGCCAGCGATCGCCCATTGCGGCCAGCCAGGCATAGACGGCGGACTGGGGTTCTTCGAGGAGCACCAACGATTCCGGCAATCCGGCGGCCGAGGCGGCTTCGCGCGTCAGTTCGCGGGCGCTGGCGTCAAACGAAGCCGGGACCGTCAGGACCACCTGCTGCTCGGCGATCGGAGCGTCGGGAAAGGCCTGCTTCCACGCTGCGACGAGATGTTCCAGATAGCGGCGGGACGCCGTGACCGGAGAGACTTTCGGAACGTCGTCGCCCGCCCCCCAGGGGAGGATCGCCTGATGCCGGTCGACCCGGCTGTGACAGAGCCAGGACTTCGCAGCCCCGACGGTCCGCTCGGGGAGATCGGCCGACTGCCGACGGGCGAGTTCCCCCACGGCGAACTCGCGACCCTGCTGCCAGGGGAGGTCATAGGCCCCGGACGCTGCTTCCGCTTTCCCGCCGAGAAACAGGAACGACGGCAGCATGGTCCGGTTGTCGACCGTTCCCGGGGCGACGAGCTGCGGGATGGCGAGCAGCTTGACCTCGGGCTTGTCGACTTCCAGCGGCGTATAGGCCAGCACGCTGTTCGTGGTTC harbors:
- a CDS encoding Hsp70 family protein, with product MAAKYCIGIDLGTTNSVLAYTPLEVDKPEVKLLAIPQLVAPGTVDNRTMLPSFLFLGGKAEAASGAYDLPWQQGREFAVGELARRQSADLPERTVGAAKSWLCHSRVDRHQAILPWGAGDDVPKVSPVTASRRYLEHLVAAWKQAFPDAPIAEQQVVLTVPASFDASARELTREAASAAGLPESLVLLEEPQSAVYAWLAAMGDRWRKVMQVGETLLVCDVGGGTTDLTLVGAAEEGGELVLRRIAVGNHLLVGGDNMDLALAHHVAGLFAKKGVQLDPWQSVSLWHSCRAAKEALLATDGPKKHPISVLGRGSKLIGGTVTVEVERSAVSDLLATGFFPSCATTDQPRRQRASGFQELGLPYEHDTAVTRHLAAFLQTHGNDEDGPVRPTHVLFNGGVFKADLLRTGLLGVLKEWFPENPPVLLEGSHDLDHSVAQGAAYYGFSKLKGGVRIRGGAPRSYYIGIETAGLAIPGAPRPLRALCVVPHGMEEGTELDVPSEPIGLIVGQPAQFRFFSSPTRKDDGPGSRLTAWTDEDLQETDSLQATLPPDDSIDDHYVPVNFHTHITELGVLELWCVSARGSGRWKLEFSVRDDAEN